In the genome of Candidatus Sericytochromatia bacterium, the window CGCGCAAAGACTCGGTCACGTCCAAGTTTTTGCCCTTGATAACCAGATCCATCGCGACACCTCTTCCACAATCAAGTAGCGGGGAGATTCGAACGAGCGAACACACCCCTCGGGCGCTCTCATTATATCCCCGCCGCGGGCGAATGCAACGGGGACGAGCGTCCTTGCTGATGGCGGTTCACTCCGGATCGCCCCCGTCGGCGAGTTGGGGCCCTCCTGCCGTCTGATAAAGCTTGTGAAGCTGCTTCAGGCGATGATTGACCGCCGACTTGCTGAGCGGCGGGGTGAAGCGATCGCCCAATTCGATCAAGCTCGCGTAGGGGGCATCAAGCCTGGCCTGAGCGACCAGCTGGCAGTCTTCGGGCAGGCTGTCGAGCAGACGATGCGCCTTCAGCCAGGCAATCTCAGCCACCTGACGCTGGGAGGAAGTCAGCGTTCGGTTGAGATTGGCCGTCTCGCAGTTCACGACGCGCTGAACGCTGTTGACCAGATCCTTGCCAACCCGGACCTCCTCCCAGCGCATCAGGGCCTGATGCGCCCCCAGCGCCGTCAGGAATGCCGCGATGCCGTTTCCATCCTTGACGTAGACGGTCCAGACTTCCGAATGGGGAGCCCTCTGATAGACCTTGGAGGCCACCTCCTCACGCGCCAGCAGGTCCTGAATCCAGAGGGCCACGTCCTCCGTGGTGTTGAACTCCAGGTGGTAAGCCTTGGTCGGCGCCACCAGCGACCCCCCCGCCATGAAGGCGCCTCGTAGAAAAGAGCGCCGACAGCAGGTTTTGCGGGCGATCGCGTCGCACAATTGCTCGACCGTCAGGGTGGCAGGCAACATGCCGTGAGCGCCGATCGGGATGGCCACGCGGTAGCTGGAGGGTCGCTTGCCCTGCTCGCGGCGCGCCTCGACCACGGGGCGGGTCGCGTACAAGGATTTGCCGATACGAAA includes:
- the whiA gene encoding DNA-binding protein WhiA; protein product: MSFSRDVRNQLTQMPLEKTCCQQAHLLAFAVVSGSEAASLGGQPHFIFNLDNAAIARHLFRIGKSLYATRPVVEARREQGKRPSSYRVAIPIGAHGMLPATLTVEQLCDAIARKTCCRRSFLRGAFMAGGSLVAPTKAYHLEFNTTEDVALWIQDLLAREEVASKVYQRAPHSEVWTVYVKDGNGIAAFLTALGAHQALMRWEEVRVGKDLVNSVQRVVNCETANLNRTLTSSQRQVAEIAWLKAHRLLDSLPEDCQLVAQARLDAPYASLIELGDRFTPPLSKSAVNHRLKQLHKLYQTAGGPQLADGGDPE